The following is a genomic window from Hydrogenothermus marinus.
CAGACAAGATAGCTGATCAGATATCAGATGCTATTTTAGACGAGCTTATAAAAAAAGACCCTTATGCAAAAACAGCAATTGAAACATTAATAACAACTGGTGTTATATATGTTTCTGGAGAAATATCTACAGATAGTTATGTTGATATTCCAAATATAGCTAGGAATGTTTTAATTGATATTGGTTATATAAAACCTGAATATGGGTTTGATGGATATACTGCAGGAGTTATTACCTCTATAAATGATCAAAGCCCTGAAATATCTATGGGAATACCCTTAGGTAAAGCTGGAGATACAAGCATAGTAGTTGGTTATGCTACAAATGAGACAAAAAATTATATGCCTATTGCTTGTAATATAGCAAATTCCATAGTAAAAAGAATAGATACATTAAGGAAAGAAGATATTGTAGATTTTTTTAGACCAGATGGTAAAGCTATTGCAGTAGTTGAATATGAAGATGGACAACCAAAAAGGGTAGATAGCCTAACAGTTCTTGTTCAGCATGAGCCTTATGTTTCTGAAAAACAATTAAAAGAGGCTATAATAGAGGAAGTCATAAAAAAAGAAGTTCCAGAAAACTTAATAGATGATAAAACAAAGATAATAATAAATCCTCTTGGAAGATTTATTATAGGTGGGCCTATGGCAGATACCGGGCTTACAGGAAGAAAAACTATAGCAGATGCTTATGGAACAGCAGTACCTTCTGGAGGAAGTGCTTTTTCAGGTAAAGATCCTACAAAAATAGATAGATCAGCATCTTATATGACAAGATATATTGCAAAACATATAGTTGCTTCTGGAATTTGTAATAAATGTAAAATAGAACTTGTATATATTATAGGAATGGATTATCCTATATCTATAGATGTTAAAATAGATAACAAAGATATAGATAAAGAGAATTTAATCAAAAAAATAGAAGAGATTTTTGATTTATCTCCTGCTGGAATTATAGAAAATCTGAAATTAAGAAAACCTATATATAAAAAAAGTTCAATATATGGCCATTTTGGGAAAGAAGATGAAGAGTTTGAATGGGAGCAATTAAATAAAAATATATTAGAGGGATTGAAAAATGTCTGAAAAATTAAATATTTATGATTTTGATGTTTTTAAAGCTCTTGTAGAGATTGAAATTAGAAGAAATGAAAGATATAAAGAGCCAAAATATTTTTCGATAGCTTTCTTATATGCACCAAATTTAGTTAAAGAAGTAGAAAATAATGAATCATTAAAAGATGAGATAGCTTTTAAAATTAAAGATGATATTAGATCATCAGATGTTATAACTCCTGTAGAAGAGGATTTTCTATTTTTATTTTTTCCAGATACAACTCAAAAAGAAGCGAAAAAAGTTATAGATAGAATTAAAAAGAACTTTAACTTTGAAATAATAGAAGGTATCGCTTCTTTTCCAGAAGATGGCAATACCCCTTATCAACTATTTACAAAATTAGTAAATATTATGAATGAAAAGCTTATTCCAGTTATAGAATTTGATTTAGAATAATTTACCAACTGCTATATCATAACTAGCATATACAAAAATCTCACTTAAAGAAGGGTGGAAATATATATATTCATGAACTTCTTTTGCTGTAAATCTGTTTTTTATCATTAAAGAAATTTCATGAATTAGCTCAGATGCTCCTAATCCAACAATATAACCACCAATTATTGTTTTGTCAGATTTATTAAAAATAAGTCTTATAAATCCTTCAGTCTGACTTTCATCAACTGCCTTTTCATTATAAGTATAAGGAAAATATCCGGAAATAGTATCTATTCCTTTTTCTTTTGCTTGCTCTTCATTTAATCCAACTGTAGCTATTTCATAAGCAGTAAATGTAGCAAAAGGTATCAACGAGTAATCTGGAGATACTTTTTT
Proteins encoded in this region:
- a CDS encoding nucleotidyl cyclase domain-containing protein, with the protein product MSEKLNIYDFDVFKALVEIEIRRNERYKEPKYFSIAFLYAPNLVKEVENNESLKDEIAFKIKDDIRSSDVITPVEEDFLFLFFPDTTQKEAKKVIDRIKKNFNFEIIEGIASFPEDGNTPYQLFTKLVNIMNEKLIPVIEFDLE
- the metK gene encoding methionine adenosyltransferase, whose protein sequence is MREIQSAEAVCQGHPDKIADQISDAILDELIKKDPYAKTAIETLITTGVIYVSGEISTDSYVDIPNIARNVLIDIGYIKPEYGFDGYTAGVITSINDQSPEISMGIPLGKAGDTSIVVGYATNETKNYMPIACNIANSIVKRIDTLRKEDIVDFFRPDGKAIAVVEYEDGQPKRVDSLTVLVQHEPYVSEKQLKEAIIEEVIKKEVPENLIDDKTKIIINPLGRFIIGGPMADTGLTGRKTIADAYGTAVPSGGSAFSGKDPTKIDRSASYMTRYIAKHIVASGICNKCKIELVYIIGMDYPISIDVKIDNKDIDKENLIKKIEEIFDLSPAGIIENLKLRKPIYKKSSIYGHFGKEDEEFEWEQLNKNILEGLKNV